CTAAAACGGCGGATTTGAGCAAAAAACAAAAAATACAATTAATTATACATATAAATAAAAAATCAATAAAAAAAGGCACTCAAATCTGAGTGCCTTTGGTGCGGAAAACGGGACTTGAACCCACACAGTATTGCTACCACAAGAACCTGAATCTTGCGCGTCTGCCAATTCCGCCATTTCCGCATCTTGCGCAGTTATTGTAATAAAAAGAGAACGAAAAGTCAATGATTTCCCGCGATTTTTTTCTTTTTATAATAATTCTTACGCTTTACGACCTTCCGAACGTAGGCTCGCGTTTCCGCATATGGGATATCCTCGGAAGAAATATTTTGCTCGATCCACTTGAAGACGACGGTCTCACCGGCATTATAGGCGGCGTACACAAAAAGCGAATCATTGAATTTCGAATAAAGATAGGATAAATAAAAGCAACCCATTCGGACGTTCTTTTCGGGATCTTTCAAGAGTTCGTCCGAATACTCCAAGCCGAGTTCGGAAGCGATCCACTTCCCCGTGGTCGGCATGATCTGCATCAACCCAAGAGCGCCCGCCTTCGATTCCGCGACAGGATTAAAGCCGCTTTCGACCTCAATGATCGCAAAGATTTCGCACGGTTCAAGACCGTATCGGTCGGCATTCGATTGAATGATCGAAGCGTAACGTTTTGCCCGAAAATCGCAAGAAAAAGTTAAAATTAGAAGTAAAAATGAAGTAATTATTATGAAAAGTGCTCTAAAATAAAATAATATCGGCTTGCAACTTGTTCCTTTAAGCATGAAAAGTCATAGTTATTGCGGATCACGAAATCCGCTTTTCGCTCCATTTTTTCTTCGTCCGATTGAAGCGCGACGAGACGCTCCGCCCTGTCCTTCGAACAACCGTCACGCTCCGTAATTTTCAAAATCCGATCTTTCTTATCCGCTTTCACGAACCAAATCGAATCGAACGTTAAAGGACACATCGACATCAAAGGGATCTCGAAAAAGACAAGTTTCTCCCCCTCGGATTTTTTCATCATCAAAGAATAAATTTTTCCGTGAGCGAGATTCATCAATTTCGCCCTTTCCTTTTCATCGGAAAAAACGATCCGCGACAATTCTTTTTTATCGACGATATGATTATGGACGGCAGTCGGAAAAATATGCGAAAGTTCGGAAATATATTCCGGCGACGCCAAAAGTTCGGCGTTGATCTCATCCGCGATCAAAACCTTTGCGCCGAGCGAGCGCAAAATCGAGCTGACTGCGCTTTTACCGCTTCCGATCCCTCCGCAAATCGCAACGCGCATTATTTTGCCTCCTTCCAAGTTTCCCCGCTCTCCACGTTCACCGTTAAAGGAACTTTCAGCGAGAAGACGTTTTCCATTTCGTCTTTAACGAGCGCGCGCACGCGAGATTCTTCCGCTTTCGGACAATCGATAATGAGTTCGTCGTGGATTTGAAGGATCAATTTCGCGCCGAGCCCTTCGCTTTTCAGGCGATTATAGACCTTGATCATCGCAAGTTTGATAATATCCGCCGCAGTCCCTTGCAAAGGCATATTCAAAGCGGCGCGTTCGGCAAAGGATCGGAGCGCGTAATTCGAGCTGTGGATCTCCGGAAGCGCGCGAACCCTGCCCATCGAAGTCACGACGTAGCCGTGTTCTTTTGCAAAATCAACGGATTTCTTCATATATTCTCGAATTTTCGGATAGGTATCGAGATATTTTTCGATAAAAGAGCGCGCTTCGCGCACCGAACAATTGATATTTTTGGACAGACCGAAATCGCTGATCCCGTAAATGATCCCGAAATTGACCGCCTTCGCGTCGCGGCGCATCTTGGGAGTCACTTCGTTTTCTGGAACGCCGAAAACCTTGGAAGCCGTCGAAGCGTGGATATCGACGCCGCGCAAAAACGCGTCGATCAGTCCTTCGTCTTCGGAAAAATGCGCCATCAAACGAAGTTCGATCTGCGAATAATCGGCGGAAATCAAGACGTTTCCGTCGCTCGGGATAAACGCGCCGCGGATCTCGCGGCCTTCCGCCTCGCGAACGGGTATATTTTGCAGATTCGGTTCGGAAGACGAAAGCCTGCCCGTCGTCGTTAACGCTTGATTGAAAACGGTATGGATATATCCTTTCGGGTCGATCATCGCCTTCATCGCGATCAGGTACGTTGAAATAAGTTTCGAAAGCATCCGATAGCGCAAAACGT
Above is a genomic segment from Clostridia bacterium containing:
- a CDS encoding lytic transglycosylase domain-containing protein — protein: MLKGTSCKPILFYFRALFIIITSFLLLILTFSCDFRAKRYASIIQSNADRYGLEPCEIFAIIEVESGFNPVAESKAGALGLMQIMPTTGKWIASELGLEYSDELLKDPEKNVRMGCFYLSYLYSKFNDSLFVYAAYNAGETVVFKWIEQNISSEDIPYAETRAYVRKVVKRKNYYKKKKIAGNH
- the coaE gene encoding dephospho-CoA kinase (Dephospho-CoA kinase (CoaE) performs the final step in coenzyme A biosynthesis.); protein product: MRVAICGGIGSGKSAVSSILRSLGAKVLIADEINAELLASPEYISELSHIFPTAVHNHIVDKKELSRIVFSDEKERAKLMNLAHGKIYSLMMKKSEGEKLVFFEIPLMSMCPLTFDSIWFVKADKKDRILKITERDGCSKDRAERLVALQSDEEKMERKADFVIRNNYDFSCLKEQVASRYYFILEHFS